The following are encoded together in the Anaerohalosphaeraceae bacterium genome:
- a CDS encoding HepT-like ribonuclease domain-containing protein — protein sequence MRPEIRKYLYDIEKACEAILLFVRGRTLEDYEKDLLLQSGVERQFIIIGEALNKAVHEEPALQEHISCLREIINLRNVIVHGYAVVQNKTIWGIVEEDLLPLYHEVKKLLE from the coding sequence ATGCGGCCTGAGATTCGGAAATATCTGTACGATATCGAGAAGGCCTGCGAGGCAATTCTTCTTTTTGTACGCGGCAGGACGCTGGAGGATTACGAAAAAGATCTGCTTCTGCAAAGCGGGGTAGAGAGACAATTCATTATCATTGGGGAGGCCCTGAACAAGGCCGTTCATGAGGAGCCCGCCCTGCAAGAACATATCAGCTGCCTTCGCGAAATCATTAATTTGCGGAATGTCATTGTGCACGGATACGCGGTGGTACAGAACAAAACGATTTGGGGTATCGTCGAAGAGGACCTGCTGCCGCTCTATCACGAAGTGAAAAAACTTCTTGAATGA
- a CDS encoding nucleotidyltransferase domain-containing protein: protein MVTIIRQHLEELVCLCRRYRVKRLELFGSAGTENGFQPDRSDLDFLVAFQPMSPREHAKAYFGLLAQMQDLFGCPIDLVEIEAVRNPYFLEQVNRSKQEIYAA from the coding sequence ATGGTTACAATCATCCGGCAGCATTTGGAAGAACTCGTCTGTCTGTGCCGCCGATATCGCGTCAAACGGCTGGAATTGTTCGGTTCTGCCGGGACGGAAAACGGGTTTCAGCCCGATCGAAGCGACCTGGATTTTTTGGTTGCGTTTCAGCCGATGTCTCCTCGAGAGCATGCCAAAGCCTATTTCGGCCTTCTGGCACAGATGCAGGATTTGTTCGGCTGCCCGATCGACCTGGTCGAAATCGAAGCCGTTCGCAACCCGTATTTTCTCGAGCAGGTCAATCGCTCAAAACAGGAGATTTATGCGGCCTGA